Proteins encoded within one genomic window of Spirulina major PCC 6313:
- the upp gene encoding uracil phosphoribosyltransferase, giving the protein MTLQLRVYVPDHPLVKHWLGVARDHETPSVLFKSAMTELGRWLTYEACRHWLPTVETTVTTPLTETAATLIDPRVPIAVIPVLRAGLALLDGAQTLLPIASTYHLGLVRNEETLEASCYLNKLPERFAPDTRVLILDPMLATGGSIMAAMAEVVQRGVDPANVRIESVVAAPQALQKLSAVYPSLTVYTAIIDEGLNEQGYIVPGLGDAGDRSFGT; this is encoded by the coding sequence ATGACCCTACAGTTGCGTGTGTACGTTCCCGATCATCCCCTCGTCAAGCATTGGCTTGGCGTCGCCCGCGATCATGAAACGCCATCCGTGCTCTTTAAAAGTGCGATGACAGAATTGGGGCGCTGGCTCACCTACGAAGCCTGTCGCCACTGGCTGCCCACCGTCGAAACCACTGTCACCACTCCATTAACCGAGACCGCCGCCACCCTCATCGATCCCCGCGTTCCCATCGCTGTGATCCCCGTGTTGCGGGCCGGTCTTGCCCTCCTCGATGGCGCTCAAACCCTCCTCCCCATTGCCTCCACCTATCATCTCGGCCTCGTGCGCAATGAAGAAACCCTCGAAGCCAGTTGTTACTTGAATAAATTACCGGAGCGCTTTGCCCCGGATACCCGGGTTTTAATTCTCGATCCGATGTTGGCTACGGGCGGGTCAATTATGGCGGCCATGGCGGAAGTGGTGCAGCGGGGCGTTGATCCGGCCAATGTGCGGATTGAGTCTGTGGTGGCGGCTCCCCAAGCTCTGCAAAAGCTCAGTGCAGTCTATCCGAGTTTGACGGTGTACACTGCCATCATTGACGAGGGGTTGAATGAGCAGGGCTATATTGTGCCGGGACTGGGGGATGCGGGCGATCGCTCCTTTGGGACGTAA
- a CDS encoding YihY/virulence factor BrkB family protein, with protein sequence MAIIDRLLQLLRPPVANRAHCDRKPMKLPAWIRFFYYLRWPAIRITTHRVFRQRLNGLAAEMAYGSMLALFPTILAFLTAIGLFEDSIQGWLRNLLAPFRVVNDTSLQTVLRDAASALRIVVPDLMWQLLSNFVQEVTEQKNGGLFSISFLAAIWIASSALCTAMNALDQIHRIPPRLRRPFWQSRGVAILLTLGSIVLLAIAAFFVLIGNQLIISTLAIVEQFPLYRVKDGTYLFLRLWSTLNLPFVLSLVVVAFVLMYRLGPSRWRPETPVLPGALLAACSWLGVSWLFQFYVDNFGTYNRVYGAVGTVMVLMLWLYLTSLVMLVGSQLNVTVGEIMRADQAQSITPRAPKHPPAKPSHDPPPHP encoded by the coding sequence ATGGCGATTATAGATCGTCTCCTCCAACTCCTTCGCCCTCCTGTTGCCAACCGTGCCCACTGTGACCGCAAACCCATGAAACTCCCAGCCTGGATTCGCTTTTTTTACTATCTGCGCTGGCCAGCCATTCGGATCACCACCCATCGCGTTTTTCGCCAACGCCTCAACGGACTCGCCGCAGAAATGGCCTATGGCTCAATGTTGGCACTGTTTCCGACGATCCTGGCCTTTCTCACCGCCATTGGTCTCTTTGAAGACTCAATCCAAGGCTGGTTACGGAATCTGCTGGCTCCCTTTAGGGTGGTTAATGATACCTCGCTGCAAACCGTGCTACGGGATGCGGCCAGTGCGCTGCGAATTGTGGTGCCGGATTTGATGTGGCAACTCCTCAGCAACTTTGTTCAGGAAGTCACAGAGCAAAAAAATGGGGGTCTTTTTTCCATTAGTTTCCTCGCCGCGATTTGGATCGCCTCTTCCGCCCTCTGCACCGCCATGAATGCCTTGGATCAGATTCACCGCATTCCGCCCCGGTTGCGTCGTCCCTTTTGGCAATCGCGGGGCGTGGCGATTTTGCTGACGTTGGGGAGTATTGTTCTCTTGGCGATCGCCGCCTTCTTCGTCCTGATCGGCAATCAATTGATCATCTCCACCCTTGCGATCGTCGAACAGTTTCCCCTCTATCGCGTCAAAGACGGAACCTATCTATTTCTGCGCCTGTGGAGCACCCTCAATCTTCCCTTCGTCTTGAGCCTCGTTGTGGTGGCCTTTGTGTTGATGTATCGCTTAGGCCCGAGTCGGTGGCGACCGGAAACCCCGGTCTTACCCGGTGCATTACTCGCCGCCTGTTCCTGGTTGGGGGTCTCCTGGCTCTTTCAGTTCTACGTGGATAATTTTGGAACCTATAACCGGGTCTATGGCGCAGTCGGAACCGTCATGGTCTTGATGTTGTGGCTCTATCTCACCTCCCTGGTGATGTTAGTGGGCAGTCAACTCAACGTCACCGTCGGGGAAATTATGCGCGCCGACCAAGCCCAATCCATTACCCCCCGCGCTCCAAAGCATCCTCCCGCCAAACCCTCCCACGATCCCCCACCCCATCCGTAG
- a CDS encoding NAD-dependent epimerase/dehydratase family protein, which yields MRILMMGGTRFIGVSLTQQLVAQGHDVVLFNRGNHPVPVAGVEQIQGDRKDIATLTANLQDQEFDAVFDNNGRERSDTEPLAALFTGKVQHFVYVSSAGVYLKTDQPPHIEGDAVDPNSRHKGKHETEAYLAASGLPWTSVRPVYIYGPQNYNDVEAWFFDRIVRDRPIPIPGDGMAITQLGHVEDLAAAMVAILGNDQAKGQIYNISGDRLITFNGLARACAIAAGKDPDQLKLVHFDPKAFDFGKKKAFPLRVQHFFTDTHKAKKDLQWQPKFDLISGLTDSFQQGYLPSGRGSAAVDFSLDDTILQQS from the coding sequence ATGCGAATTTTAATGATGGGGGGAACCCGATTTATCGGGGTGTCTTTAACGCAGCAGTTGGTGGCTCAGGGCCATGATGTGGTGCTGTTTAATCGGGGCAATCACCCGGTTCCTGTGGCGGGCGTGGAGCAGATCCAAGGCGATCGCAAAGACATCGCCACCCTCACGGCAAACCTTCAGGATCAAGAATTTGATGCGGTTTTTGACAATAATGGCCGCGAGCGCAGTGATACGGAGCCATTAGCAGCCCTCTTTACGGGCAAGGTACAGCATTTTGTCTATGTCAGTTCGGCGGGGGTCTATCTCAAAACCGATCAACCGCCCCACATCGAAGGCGATGCCGTTGATCCCAACAGCCGCCACAAGGGCAAACATGAAACGGAGGCTTATCTCGCGGCCAGTGGGCTACCCTGGACATCGGTGCGGCCGGTGTATATCTACGGGCCGCAGAATTATAACGATGTGGAAGCGTGGTTTTTTGATCGGATTGTGCGCGATCGCCCGATTCCGATCCCCGGCGATGGCATGGCGATCACCCAACTCGGTCACGTGGAAGATCTCGCCGCGGCCATGGTGGCGATCCTCGGTAATGACCAAGCTAAGGGGCAAATTTACAACATTTCCGGCGATCGCTTGATCACCTTTAACGGCTTAGCGCGGGCCTGTGCGATCGCCGCCGGCAAAGACCCCGATCAACTCAAACTCGTTCACTTCGACCCCAAAGCCTTCGACTTTGGCAAAAAGAAAGCCTTTCCCCTGCGCGTGCAACACTTTTTCACCGACACCCACAAAGCCAAAAAAGACCTCCAATGGCAGCCCAAATTTGACCTCATCTCCGGCCTGACCGACTCCTTTCAACAGGGCTACCTCCCCTCCGGACGCGGCAGTGCAGCAGTAGATTTCAGCCTCGATGACACGATCTTGCAGCAGTCCTAG
- a CDS encoding YggT family protein, translating into MDASVVRVLVVGLQNFIQLYSILLLIRVLLTWFQTAGWAQQVMGALSPITDPYLNIFRSLIPPLGGIDISPMLAFFALSFIGQFIVQLVGGLLYSLV; encoded by the coding sequence ATGGATGCCAGTGTGGTTCGAGTTCTCGTCGTAGGACTTCAAAATTTCATTCAGCTTTACAGCATTCTGCTGTTAATCCGCGTTCTCTTGACCTGGTTTCAAACAGCCGGTTGGGCCCAGCAAGTGATGGGTGCGTTGAGTCCGATCACCGATCCCTATCTCAATATTTTCCGGTCTTTGATTCCCCCCTTGGGTGGTATTGATATCTCGCCGATGTTGGCCTTTTTTGCCCTCTCGTTCATTGGGCAATTCATTGTTCAATTGGTGGGCGGCCTGTTGTACAGCTTGGTGTAA